The Erigeron canadensis isolate Cc75 chromosome 1, C_canadensis_v1, whole genome shotgun sequence genome segment GGGTCCGGCTGCATGCTCATCTAGTTCCATGAACTTGCAACGAGCtagtgttttaattttttttttacatatatttatagtttGTCCTTACCTTTTGGTTCTTATACTTACCTTCTCATTATCGATTTCTTATTATTACCGTAAAttcaataaactaaaatggCGTCTGGTTTGGTTTCTTACATGAAATAATCATTATGAATTTGGGTTCTAATTAGGAATGAAATTGGATTTTGAAACCCATCATTTTTGGTTGGGTTTGTAATATGAATAAATTTATGAGTTCTATGATTTCAAGTTTATCAACCAAACACCTTCTTTGATATTAAAATTCAGAAAAATGCTTCTGATGATATCTTTTGGACCAAAGATTTCGTGGTTCCTTCCTAATAATCATAGCATGTGAAATGAGTTTGTGCACGTGCCCCTGTCATGTGTTTCCTAAAATGGTTATAATCATTTCCTTTTTCATAAGTAGTAAACAAAGCATAATCATGATTTTGGTCAATGGATTCGACTAAACCTAGTCCCATATGATGACAATTAAAAAGTATCTCCTataaattgttattttattataattattggtAGTAGTAGTAGCATCGTCTGTATTGTGCAACTAATGACACTAGTTTGAgaataatgaaaagaaaaaaaagagctGTTAAAGTACAATAAACTAAAAACGACCAAAACTTTATTTATgggatcaaatttaatttttccaACAAGTTTTATGTATTGTGCAACTAATGACACTAGTTTGAGATTAATGTATGTAAACTTCTACGAGATTAATAATGAAATGTTGGTAAAATACAGTATGGTCAAACTCGTACAATAATGAGAGTGGAAACTCAACTcgtataatatatgtaaaattcTTCGAGATTAATAATGAAATTTAACCTGGTCTATATAGATGTAACTATGTAAGTTTGTAATATGTTAACAAAATCCAAGAAAGTTTGATCCAATGTAATTATTGGCAGCCCAACACTTGTTTGGTATGGTTACAGCCCACTGGATCTAATAATGCaatgatattatattttcaaTACAATACGGATTTCGTAACTTGTATCATTTGAAAATTGGAAATACGTAACGATGCAATTAATGAATTAGCATCTTCTTTTTCATATGCAAAAAATGGTATAGGGGACATCATGTACGACAGACACGAATCTGTTGAGACTAAATGCGAGCACAATTTTTCTAAATACGAACACGAcacaaaatttaacaaattacaTGATAAGAAACCTGAGAACGGTTAAAACTTGAATTTGATTCGTTGCTTAACAGATCCGGGTCTGTTAAAGCCAAACACGAAACCTCTTAAGGCCAAGCGTGTTGTGTTGTGTCGTGTTAAGAGATCCGTGATAGAGATTGTTAGCTCTTAAAAACGGTACcaaaatttttcttaaaaataaatgtCAGTTATCATAATTGAAATACAAATCATTTATGCACAGTTTAACGGATTGTTTAGGGCCAACAGGTAAGCTAAATTTCTTGTCTAACCTGTCTGCCTGACCAGTTTTGCCACCTTTAGCCATAACTCATTAATAACATTGCCAGGCCAAACGCtcaagtgttatatataatCAGTTATGCAGAGCCTCGCAATCACCCAAAGAAGTATGAGATATGCAAAAGgataaacatattaaacatTTGATACAAACACAAATCCCATTTTAATCAAACAGTAACATTCACATTTTTGCCATGAAGCCATATAGATGCAATCATCAAATTTCCACTATCATAACATTCTTACGATTTCTTCAGCACAAGCTAGAAATGAGTGCCTTCTGGTGGTTGAACAAGCTTGCGATTGTGGGCAGTTGCCATCTCTTTCTTCAACCGAATCAATATATCTTCCATAGTGTACTCTCTTTGCCAGTTCCCTAGTATCCCAAACTTCTTCGGTTCCACCTGTAGAACCAACAAGGTAATCATTTTTGTTCCAAAAAAGTAACTCTATTCAAATATCAAACATTCTTAAATTCTTAACATGTAAGTTGTAAGAATCTGTCATAATGCCCAAGAGAAACAAGAATATAATCATTTCGTTGTGCTATCACTTCTGGAATGTGCACTCTTGAAAGTGATCGTCACTTTCGGTGAACAGTATCCGATAACAAACAGGAATATAATAGGTTATAGGGAGATAATGTTTGGATGTGCTTTTGCTGCTTGATGTGCTACAATCAGATGATTAAATGTTCAAGTGGTTGACAAATGTTGGTTATTTAGTAAGTACTGCAATAATTTGATATATAGAGGGAAAAACAGAAGGAAAGTAATAAGTATAAGCCACAAGTAAGACATTTAGACATAAATCAAGCAAAGTAATAAGTAAAAGCCACAAGGATTGATGATTATGATGCAAGACACTTATAGCAAACAGTAATAGCTTCTTACCACGCCAGTTTCATGGTTGACACAGGTCATGTTAACCCGTGAATGGAAACGAACAGTAGGAGGCTTCTCTGGATAATCTTTGTCACAAAACAGCTTCAATTGGTATATTCGCCCTTCATGTACAGACtgaaaataaacacaaaaaacaaatatgacaGACAGTTATGCTTAGGCTTATAACatagatggaatcgacacaaaATCTGTTTTAAATAAAGCCACAATTGTAGTGTTAGATGAGAGTAAACGGCTCTCGAATTAATCTAGAAAGTGAGTAAACAGATATCTGTATAAACAAAAATCAGTAGTTTTGTTGCAGCTAGCATGAAAATAATGATTTGGCCGAGCTGATTAGCAGTAAaactaagaaaatgaaaatgaagacTTCAAAACACGCCTCAAAATgtcgtataatggtgaagcatAAAGTTACAAAGAGGAAAGAAAAAACATACATTGTGAGGGCCAATAATGGTACCGGTCCAAGATCGCATATAaatatcatcaccatcatccaTTCCATAACTCACGGTCCCATCTCCAATACCCTTTTCCCCGCGCTCAAGCTCCTCCAACAATCTGAAATTTCTAGGCACTGCAACAAGCTTCAAACACttaagaaaaatacaaaatctccacacaaacaataaaaatacaaatacatacacacaaaaacacacacacatagataCACTCCCCATACCCCGCTTATGCAGATACTGAGTACCGTTGTTGTACACACATTCATACACTAATCTAATTAGGTTCAAAATGGACTATTAATCAGTCTAAACTGAAATTCTAATTAcctaaaaattaatttacaaacttAGCTCTTAAATGGCCATTGATCACAACTATATTAAGctatatatacaaagaaataAAGTACTGCCAGATTGCAGTATATGTATGAAGTTTTTCCTTGAAGGTAGAGTTTTGGACTCAGATGTACGCGACAATTCGGGGTATCCATccataaaataagaataaaataagCTT includes the following:
- the LOC122603710 gene encoding ubiquitin-conjugating enzyme E2 variant 1D; translation: MTLGSGGSSVVVPRNFRLLEELERGEKGIGDGTVSYGMDDGDDIYMRSWTGTIIGPHNSVHEGRIYQLKLFCDKDYPEKPPTVRFHSRVNMTCVNHETGVVEPKKFGILGNWQREYTMEDILIRLKKEMATAHNRKLVQPPEGTHF